The stretch of DNA CAGTAGTAGAAAAATGCGGGTTTCCATCACCAAATTACCAACAAAAATAACTCTCTTTAGATTACCTATTACAGAACACTTGGGTCAAATTTCGTATTCTCAAGCGAGATCTGTTCTTCGCTGTCAGGGTCTTCATTGTTCTCACCCTTAATTCTGCTCATTCAGAGATAATATGGGGACCTgattatttaaactttttccacAATCGCAGATTACTTACCGCTCCTTTAAGAGTTTCAGAGTGCTGGgcttcaaaataaaaagtacgAATATAATGGTGCCCTGGGACCAATTTAGGTAGTCAGCCACCTGGAAAACGCTACCCCAGAACTCGTTTTTCCGCACAAGGAAGGATACTATCTCCAAGCTCCAGGTCAAACCCATGATGATGAAGAGCCGCAAGAAGAACGTGTAACTGTCATGGGATTATACAAGTTAATTAaccctttaaaatatataaatatcatagTTTAGATAAGTATTACGTTCGCATATCCGAGCTGAGCTTATTGTTCCTTCGTTCCTGTTGGGCAAAGTTCCTGACCTCCTTCTTTACTTTCATTATGCGAATAGCCGTCAGGATAAACATGGTTATGTTGAATGCTATCAGCAGTATCATCGGTCCAAAGAAGTATATCAAGGCAGCATTATCTCCAGCTGTGGGTGAGAAAAGATGGAGCATGAAGACCCATCAACTTGATTGCAAATTGATGTCGAAACTCACTGTAGATCCAACATTGGTTGGTGCCCATACGAGGTGCCCAGTCCTCCTCAATGACTTGATCAGCTAGGATGGTGAAACATGTCATGGCTAGAGCCATGCCCCAAGCGTAACCGTTGTAGGCCAGAAACCGATGCTCTGGCAGGTAGCGGTTCAAAGAATGGGAGGTCCCGCTAAACGTATTCCAGAGGTGCAGACTGATGACGGAAAGCCAAAAGAACGCGGCCATGACGGAGAAGTATCCCAGGATTCCTATAGATGATATCGGAAACTATATAGCTGCCTGTACCTGTATAATAGCCAAATTTAACCTGATGTAGTGCAGGGGATCGACGGTAATTCCCACACGTTCCACAAGTTGAGCAGCAGAAATAGGTAACCCATGAAAAGGGCGACCATGTAGCACATGAAGCACTTGCCATGCAAATTCTGTAGCTTCTTGACGTAGAGGTAAACACTGATGGTAAGAACCATACATATCAACGATATTACCATCACTGTGGAAAGAGAAGGACTGTCAGGATCAAGGAACACTTGAGCTGTATTCAAATGTTTTGTTACCGATGCTCTGTGCCAATGGCGAGGCTTCAGAGTCAAGATGACAAAAGTGGGGAGCCATCCGAATACCATTAGCTTCGAAGTCAAAGTGCTGCACGCAATATTCCCGTTTGTCCAAGAAAGCCTCGTCCCATTGCCGGAAAAAGGTTCCATTCTAAGGATGATTAAAGGGGGTTAAAATTTTCCAACTTTAGCAACTCTAGAATCAGATTCACCTCGAATAGTGTGAAGCCGTTGCCAGGCAGAGTATGATCAATCCAGTGCATCTTCTCCTCCCCACAGGGCATGGGCAGATCCGATTGCACTATCAGATCCTTCTTGAAGTGCTTCCTGGCCACCGTTCCGTTGCTGAGGGTCACGTTCACGTAGGGATCGTGTTTGTCCTTTTCGAGCTGCGACATTTCCTCTTTGCACACGCTGTCATCTATTTTGTGATAGTGAGAGCAGCAAAATCTGATGCAGGGCTTCAGTTTGCAGACACATCCTCTCACGTggctcgacactgcctcctTCGAGCCATCAGGCAAAGTCCTGAAGCTATATTCACCCACCAAATTGGCGGGAATGAGTAGACCATCGTGTAGGTATGAACCGTTCGGAAACTTTTGACCACTTGAGATGTCTACGGTGTCGTAGAAGTCGCAGTCGGGAATATCCGCAGTTGTTTTGTGTGCCAACAGCAAAAGAACTGTGGCAAGTAATCCAGCAAGAAGCCGCATTTTCCGCTAAGAAGctgaaatcaaaattattaaaataatgctcatatataaataactaaatttttaaatgcaataatgCCTAATAAGGATATTTGTGGgttaatttaatacttttcCGTATGAATCTAAAATGTACATTTAGAATAAGTGATTTGTATTGTAATGTGTAGTAAAACCGACTTCCTCACTGTTCAGTAATTTTGAGGGTCACTTTTCTTCATACTCAATACATTTTTGACAATAAAAGCTGCTTAAAAGAgcgtaaattaattaataaaaacgttTTATGCTACTTCTAGATTTGGGTGACACGAGCCGaacttttaatttgcatttacgaTCATTTTGCGAATATATGGGTGtggactttttatacccgctACTCGTAGAGCAAgagagtatattgtattcgtgcaaaagtatgtaacaggtagaaggaaacgtttccgaccctataaagtatatatattcttgatcagggtcactagccatttccgtctgtctgtccgtctgtccgtatgaacgctgagatctcggaaactacaaaagctagaaagttgggattacccacacatattcttgggattcctacgcagcgcaagtttatttcagccgagcgccacgccccctctaacgcccacaaccgCCTTAAACGATATTGTGTCTGCCGTCCAcgcctttaaagatttcgaaaagtgaaaatacagttttattgtgtttatcaatgcctatcgaaatgtagaatcgGACAATTCATTAATATGTTATgagcaaaaaatgaaatggccACTAGATGGCGCGTATCACCATCTCCCTAGCActtctttagctgagtaacgggtatctgatagtcgaaatACTCGAccatagcgttctctcttgtttgattTGGCGATGGACACATTTATCCATTATTGACTAATTTTCAATAagttttgtgtgtatataaatTAGGTTTATTTGGGGGAGGATCCCTTTTCAGTTCCACCCCCTTGATCCGCACTACATcaagcttttttatttttctttgctttttagATTTATAGATTACGTTCTTGAAATGCTTTTTCAACTTCCTGAATagtaaatacatacatatatggtcAGTGAGCACGAGTGTATGTCATGGAATACAATACACCCATGCTCACTAaacatgtacatatgtattgtACATTTATAAATGCTATACGTCTGTACGCTTAAAATGGATCacattgtttgatttttattgcgtCCGATTCCAAAGAATCATTTTAATagtcgtttttatacccgttactcgtagagtaaaagggtatattgtattcgtgcaaaagtatgtaacagctagaaggaagcgtttccgaccccataaagtatatatattcttgatcagggtcactagccgagtcgatctagccatgtccgtctgtccgtctgtctgtccgtctgtctgtctgtctgtctgtctgtccgtatgaacgctgagatctcagaaactacaaaagctagaaggttgagattttccacacatattcttgggcttcctacgcagcgcaagtttatttcagacgagcgccacgccccctctaacgcccacaatcgcccactaacgattttaaaatgtgcctggcggtcacacctttaaagatttccgagaagtataaatgcaattttgttgtgtatatttatacctatcgaaatgtagaagacattttttaaatcggaccattcattaaaaagttataagcaatccaaaaatatatatccatctccctcgcactccctttagccgagtgacgggtattagatagtcgggacacgaacccgactatagcgttctctcttgttttctagtctattaattaatattttatataatacaattCTAAACATACGAATTCGTTTCGCAGAACTTTTAAATTAGAATTCTCCGAATTGTGTAGAATTCTTCGAATTGTGTACATTAAAAATTCACAGAATTGGCAGACCGCTTCATTTTGCATAAGAACCACTTTTTAATGTTCattagaaacattttttatgtgAACATCATTTCCTTATAATCAGAATCTTGTTATTTTGCCAGctaaatgtacatatgtaaaagtaataatattatatttctataatttgTATAACATTCTGAAATTTTCCAAAGTATGtatgatataaaacaagaACAGCTACTtacaataaacataaaaaaagaacagataaatttttaaaatatgatacGAAAGGCAGTTAGAACCCATATTTTATTGCTTTCTAGGCGAATGCATTAGCCATATCTGAAGTAGAATTCATCCATTCACCACTGGAACCGACTTTAtagatatgtatgtatgtacgttagggcggtccaaaaaatgaaattcttttctcaccccttaacatggtatattaaagtattcaaaatatgtttgtgaaaacaaaacaattttttttcgagatttagaccttgcgaaacgtcttcaaaagtttgctttaaaattactcatacgacatgtataacagttcgaatttggtcgaaaaaaatcgctctcccatttcttgtcgtgtcaaattatgaatttcgttggaataattggtaaaaaaaaggagagcaaaaaatctactgaattgttgatatccatgccaccttgatcagaaaaactttttgatcgaaggcaacaatgcgtatgggtgataaactttgtaaccaattcgcagaccctaaaacacgatttttttaaaaattgtcttttggtataccttgaataccacaatgcgcaccgtataagcgggtgagagtaggaccttaaaaattaccatacaaatgtggaccgccctaatgtacgTGTACGTGTTCCATAATCTTTGCAAaaggtatacatatataaactGTTTGTTTTGAACCGGCAAACTTGACATCAAACCACTTTAGcgttatacatacatatgtaaataCATAGTACATATGCTCTCCCATTGCTTGCGTTAAATAAGAGCATCCGGCACCTGACGAAAGTTTTTATACTCTCTTTAAACACGTGAAACTTATTAttcttttaaatgaaatacatCTGCTGGCACACCAAAAAACCTCAAACTTTAGGTTGTGCAGTGCTGAATTTAAATACTGATAAACTTTGGAGGTGAAGCAAAAACACTCACCAGACTGGTAGTACGGACACAATCGTGTTTGTTTTGAGACTAAATTCGCTAAAGTTCGGTTGCTGATAGTCGCCAAATTTTTGAGCACCAATACATGTAGAAATTTCAGAGAATTATactcttgcagagggtattttaTCTGCTAAATCTGTTGACGACTACATAACTGAAAATTACTCTCTTCTGAGTCAGTTCCTTTTTTAGTGGTTTACCATTAGATTTTGAGGAgtaatggcaaaaaaaaaaaacttacgaGATtgtccaatttttttaaacatatggATATATATATCATTAGCTTTACGATCAATTCAATGAAATTATTGCGATAGAGAAAATTCGATTTTCGGCTATAGAAATCCGACTGAATAACACACACGCACTTTTTTGtgttgggagagagagagagacttaTCTACATAAAACATACACAGGGGCGGATTAAGACAATTCGCCGCCGTAGGCATGTTTGATTTTGCCGTCCTAGACTGCAGCCTAATTTTCGCGGATCTACTAGTCTACAGGTCACTGggtagatccgatttttatgaaaccaagtttgtttttgtaagaaataatgtagaaacttTCTAAAAGCATCATGATGAtcgaagcattactttttaagatacacgatccgcagcagAGAAAACATGACTCATTCCTTAACAAACTATTCTACCAAtttgagaaataaaaaaaaaactttttttttctatgtgTATCTTCCTCCTTAGCAGTCGAAATTGGCCGCCCCTGAAAATTTGCCGCCCTATACGGCAAATCCAGCActgaatatacatatgtatagcgttccatcttcttctttttttattggtttGCAGTCAAGGCAACGATTCGTCGTCTGCCAGACGTTCTTTCGGGTCGTGTTAATGAACGCTTCTTTTTGgcgtttattataaaaaaaaaaaagaattgatATATGATTCATATTTACTCATAGCCACTTCTCTAGAATCCACTTAAaagatatttgtttaatttttttaaggaaattcgtTGCATCATCGCAAACAATTTGgaatacatacaaacataacACGTGTACACTTCGGTCGAACTAATAGCACCGAAGATTTTGCTTTATTACTTTCATCAAgaacatatgggcacttccaaaaaaaagtccaccaagccaaaaaccttgaaacttgaataaaacgtatttccacatgattttgccccgatattagtttctaattagttggatactgagcttaactacaaatttggagtatagtttgattatttttatgacaaaccccaccaatatacgcaaaaatcagtttttggctatttttttgttattttttggacctgtcttctgttgttattttatcctataggaatgctaatatgtgacatttttctgtactgaatgcttcattgaCATGCTAAActgttaagttaaaagcaaaacatccagcaattgagagatagaggtaaagaaatccgctttacaaaacagtcggaaaaaatgtcccgagcgacatgtcccgagcgaatgtggttgaacctgcattaaaaaaaaacggctaagaatttttgagtaaaaccaaaagcatttcacagcgacatgtttgaacaacattctaaaaaaaatcgcattcaaatattccatcagaatttgctaatttctggtgttgtatgaacttccccgaaatccacttctatttttgtcccgagcgaatacggcagttttttaccgatatctcaaaaactaaaagtggtacaaaattaagatttttaccaaaaatagagcttgggaagagtgaaaagaaaagcccataattaaaattaaaatccattgttttacaattttttttcaactttaaaggtgtgcaaatgtcccgagcgacattttggaagtgcccatatacacTTTATGGGATCttctgttgcatactttttcacaaacacaatatacccttttactctgcGAGTAACGGGAATAGAAACTGAACTCTGGATCTGAAGATTGTTGAAATCGCGTACATCCTGACATCATCGCTTTCGGCAATTTGCACCAAAAATTCGGAATTTCCCATTGGAAACGTTAGGCTTTGAAAATCCTaatcttaaattatttaaacaatacgtttttttaaatgttaccCATTAACCAGCATACTACTGAGGATGAACAATTTGTCTATAAGGCTAAAATTAGTTTATTCAttcttacaaaaatgttttttcattatttttttattataccttTAGCTTCTGAGTGAGATAATTAGTTCCTAGTGATTTTGAATGCTGCGCCGAAGAGGTTGTCCTTTGAGCTAAGATAATCTTCCAATAGAATTGAGGTAGAAATGAGAGTTCCTAACTATAACCTCCAACTTAAGCCAGGTTAACTTTAATACTTTGTATCACCCTCATTTGTGTTTTGGATGGCGTCTAGGATGTAAAAAGCGTTATAAGTAAGTGGGATAGAAAAATATAGATTAGTAAACTAAAAAATCAAGCAAACATTCAATTAAGAGGAAGCAAACACATTTAAAGGTAATAAGCAACAAACAGTCGTGATTCAAGACATACATATATCGTGCAAGCCCGTTGGATTAGCAAAACGACATTCCACACGTAGGTAGTAGTAAAATGCGGGTTTCcaacacaaaattatataatataacatTCTTTAGATTACCTATTGCAGGATACTTTGGTCAAATTTCGTATTCCCAAGCGAGATTTGTTCCTCGTTGTCAGGGTCTTCGTCTTTATTACCCTTAATGCTGCTCATGCAGTGATAATTTTGGGACCTGATTACTGAAACTTTTTGCAGAATCACAGACTACTTACCGCTCCTTCAAGAGTTTTAAAGTGCTAGGCGTCAAAACGAATAGAACGAATATGATGGTGCCCTGAGAACTGTTTATATAGTCAGGCACTATTGCAAGTTTATCCCAAAATTGATTCCCCTGCAGGGAAAAGAATATTAGCTCCAAGCTAATATATGACCAAAGGATACTTTGGTCAAATTTCGTATTCCCAAGCGAGATTTGTTCCTCGTTGTCAGGGTCTTCGTCTTTATTACCCTTAATGCTGCTCATGCAGTGATAATTTTGGGACCTGATTACTGAAACTTTTTGCAGAATCACAGACTACTTACCGCTCCTTCAAGAGTTTTAAAGTGCTAGGCGTCAAAACGAATAGAACGAATATGATGGTGCCCTGAGAACTGTTTATATAGTCAGGCACTATTGCAAGTTTATCCCAAAATTGATTCCCCTGCAGGGAAAAGAATATTAGCTCCAAGCTAATATATGACCAAAGGATACTTTGGTCAAATTTCGTATTCCCAAGCGAGATTTGTTCCTCGTTGTCAGGGTCTTCGTCTTTATTACCCTTAATGCTGCTCATGCAGTGATAATTTTGGGACCTGATTACTGAAACTTTTTGCAGAATCACAGACTACTTACCGCTCCTTCAAGAGTTTTAAAGTGCTAGGCGTCAAAACGAATAGAACGAATATGATGGTGCCCTGAGAACTGTTTATATAGTCAGGCACTATTGCAAGTTTATCCCAAAATTGATTCCCCTGCAGGGAAAAGAATATTAGCTCCAAGCTCCACGTCAAACCCATGATAATGAAGAGTCGCAGGAATAAGGTAGAACTATTATAGAATTATGAAAGGTATTTAAAtggttaaaatttatatagtATTATCATTAGAATTACTTTTGGCTGTCCGCATTGATCTGTTGGTTTCTTCTGTTCTGTTGGGCAAAGTTATTGACCTCCTTCCTTACTTTTGTTATACGAATAGCTGTC from Drosophila takahashii strain IR98-3 E-12201 chromosome 2R, DtakHiC1v2, whole genome shotgun sequence encodes:
- the LOC108055720 gene encoding probable G-protein coupled receptor Mth-like 3 isoform X1, giving the protein MRLLAGLLATVLLLLAHKTTADIPDCDFYDTVDISSGQKFPNGSYLHDGLLIPANLVGEYSFRTLPDGSKEAVSSHVRGCVCKLKPCIRFCCSHYHKIDDSVCKEEMSQLEKDKHDPYVNVTLSNGTVARKHFKKDLIVQSDLPMPCGEEKMHWIDHTLPGNGFTLFENGTFFRQWDEAFLDKREYCVQHFDFEANGIRMAPHFCHLDSEASPLAQSIVMVISLICMVLTISVYLYVKKLQNLHGKCFMCYMVALFMGYLFLLLNLWNVWELPSIPCTTSGILGYFSVMAAFFWLSVISLHLWNTFSGTSHSLNRYLPEHRFLAYNGYAWGMALAMTCFTILADQVIEEDWAPRMGTNQCWIYTGDNAALIYFFGPMILLIAFNITMFILTAIRIMKVKKEVRNFAQQERRNNKLSSDMRTYTFFLRLFIIMGLTWSLEIVSFLVRKNEFWGSVFQVADYLNWSQGTIIFVLFILKPSTLKLLKERRHPKQMWTAITTRSKEVGSTTCGSEGVYYNRA
- the LOC108055720 gene encoding probable G-protein coupled receptor Mth-like 3 isoform X2, which encodes MRLLAGLLATVLLLLAHKTTADIPDCDFYDTVDISSGQKFPNGSYLHDGLLIPANLVGEYSFRTLPDGSKEAVSSHVRGCVCKLKPCIRFCCSHYHKIDDSVCKEEMSQLEKDKHDPYVNVTLSNGTVARKHFKKDLIVQSDLPMPCGEEKMHWIDHTLPGNGFTLFENGTFFRQWDEAFLDKREYCVQHFDFEANGIRMAPHFCHLDSEASPLAQSIVMVISLICMVLTISVYLYVKKLQNLHGKCFMCYMVALFMGYLFLLLNLWNVWELPSIPCTTSGILGYFSVMAAFFWLSVISLHLWNTFSGTSHSLNRYLPEHRFLAYNGYAWGMALAMTCFTILADQVIEEDWAPRMGTNQCWIYTGDNAALIYFFGPMILLIAFNITMFILTAIRIMKVKKEVRNFAQQERRNNKLSSDMRTYTFFLRLFIIMGLTWSLEIVSFLVRKNEFWGSVFQVADYLNWSQGTIIFVLFILKPSTLKLLKERIKGENNEDPDSEEQISLENTKFDPSVL